In a genomic window of Echeneis naucrates chromosome 4, fEcheNa1.1, whole genome shotgun sequence:
- the mettl13 gene encoding eEF1A lysine and N-terminal methyltransferase isoform X2, translating to MNQRNVERRPGLTFQQVDATQTPYEDASYQAALDKGTLDAMASEEEGALAKSMLTEVGRVLRVGGRYVCVTLAQESVIKLAVEHFVQLGWAVRLHCLQEESRKEEDSFPLPVFVLVCTKFRQPMPTSILEICLGEDGAPMRLKQVSELLSAVREHQAYSVLRKRLRTDTDATSNLSLTLCHAKTGLPRYTLTVQDASPGAKVPRTNHFAIFIVPQGSETAWLYSSSEGRRQLAASANFRRLVIVAMHRNQEYTDIQAVQSELSPMVMDLAPPGMPANQQVPFLSVGGDLGWREEVSRGVSELSGEYCVENVKGEDGELYRRLVFLSNSALVQSESRLVSSNTTSSQRKRNKKKTKPPAPTVISLTSLSVDSGFLCCAHHEVMVAGLALLGVGTPENKGIRLSVLLVGLGGGGLPQFLREFVPDVTVEVVELDPVVLEVAKEWFGFRPDDRLTVTLGDGLERICALEKEGGHLFDAIMFDVDNKDSTVGMSCPPAAFVEMSTLMKVCSLLTPRGVFILNLVCRDSVLRASVLQRVSAVFPSILSRKIDGEVNEVLLCSHGETKTSDAAQIIPSLNQAAKNLQSALSSNKTGTTNNPHINIVELLKDLKVE from the exons ATGAACCAGCGTAATGTTGAGCGCCGGCCAGGCCTGACCTTCCAGCAAGTGGATGCCACCCAAACTCCGTATGAGGATGCCAGCTATCAGGCAGCGTTGGACAAAGGCACGCTGGATGCAATGGCATCTGAAGAGGAAGGAGCTTTGGCCAAGAGCATGCTCACTGAG GTGGGCCGTGTTCTCCGTGTTGGCGGCCGGTATGTCTGTGTGACACTGGCCCAGGAGAGTGTGATTAAGTTGGCTGTTGAGCACTTTGTACAGCTGGGGTGGGCAGTAAGGCTCCACTGTCTGCAGGAGGAAAGTAGAAAAGAAGAAGATTCCTTTCCTCTACCTGTCTTTGTTCTGGTCTGCACCAAGTTTCGTCAGCCAATGCCTACATCTATTCTGGAGATTTGTCTTGGGGAGGATGGAGCCCCAATGCGTCTCAAACAGGTTTCAGAGTTGTTGTCAGCTGTGAGGGAACATCAAGCCTACTCTGTCTTGAGGAAGAGGCTCCGAACGGATACAGATGCCACCTCAAACTTGTCACTCACACTCTGCCACGCCAAGACTGGCCTTCCCAGATACACACTTACAGTGCAAGATGCTTCCCCAGGAGCCAAGGTGCCAAGGACAAACCACTTTGCTATATTTATTG TGCCTCAAGGCAGTGAGACGGCTTGGCTCTACAGCTCCTCTGAGGGGCGAAGGCAACTGGCAGCCAGTGCCAACTTTCGACGCCTGGTCATTGTGGCAATGCACAGGAATCAGGagtacacagacatacaggcTGTCCAGTCAGAGCTCTCACCAATGGTGATGGACCTGGCTCCTCCGGGTATGCCTGCCAACCAGCAG GTGCCATTCCTGTCAGTAGGAGGTGACCTGGGTTGGCGAGAGGAGGTCAGCAGGGGTGTAAGTGAGCTGAGTGGAGAGTACTGTGTGGAGAATGTcaaaggagaagatggagagctGTATCGCAGACTTGTTTTCCTGTCTAATTCTGCCCTTGTCCAGTCAGAGAGCCGTCTTGTCTCCTCAAACACCA CCTCGAGTCAAAgaaagaggaacaaaaaaaagaccaagCCACCAGCTCCAACAGTCATATCCTTGACCTCTCTGTCAGTGGACAGTGGCTTCCTCTGCTGTGCTCACCATGAAGTCATGGTAGCTGGCCTTGCTCTGCTTGGGGTGGGAACTCCAGAGAATAAAG GAATCCGACTGTCAGTACTTCTTGTGGGTCTTGGTGGAGGAGGCCTGCCTCAGTTTTTGCGGGAATTTGTGCCAGATGTTACTGTTGAGGTTGTTGAACTAGATCCTGTAGTCCTGGAGGTGGCAAAGGAATGGTTCGGATTCAGACCAGATGACCGCTTGACCGTCACTCTTGGAGATGGCCTCGAACGCATTTGTGCCCTGGAGAAGGAAG gtggACATTTGTTTGATGCCATCATGTTTGATGTAGATAATAAAGATAGCACTGTAGGTATGAGCTGTCCCCCTGCTGCCTTTGTGGAAATGTCCACCCTGATGAAGGTCTGCAGCTTGTTAACTCCCAGAG GTGTGTTCATATTGAACCTTGTGTGTCGTGACTCGGTCTTGAGAGCAAGCGTACTGCAGCGAGTGAGTGCTGTATTCCCCAGCATCCTATCTCGAAAGATTGATGGAGAGGTCAATGAAGTCCTTCTGTGCTCTCATGGAGAAACCAAGACTTCAGATGCTGCTCAAATCATTCCATCACTGAACCAAGCAGCAAAAAATCTACAGAGTGCACTGAGCTCTAACAAGACTGGAACCACCAATAATCCACATATTAACATCGTAGAGCTGTTAAAAGACCTCAAAGTAGAGTAA